In a single window of the Bradyrhizobium sp. ORS 285 genome:
- a CDS encoding tetratricopeptide repeat protein, which yields MRGHSSMTVSVLALTIGLAAADARPRADGWAALARGDYTRAAALLGPLAQRGQPRAMTALGYMYDNGFGVPQSYDAAAELYIAAAEHGDPAAQHLLGLSYDKGHGVDQDVVLAYKWLSLAAAAASQRQREPYLRIRNAVASKMSHEQIIEGQHLSLEWQQSRIGRPRREASASSL from the coding sequence ATGAGAGGGCACTCGAGCATGACTGTCAGCGTTCTCGCGCTCACGATCGGGCTTGCTGCAGCTGACGCCCGACCTCGTGCCGACGGATGGGCGGCGCTCGCGCGCGGCGATTACACTCGTGCGGCCGCTTTGCTGGGGCCCTTGGCGCAACGCGGGCAGCCGCGCGCCATGACCGCGCTCGGCTACATGTACGACAACGGCTTCGGCGTTCCGCAATCCTACGATGCCGCGGCCGAGCTCTACATCGCTGCCGCCGAGCACGGCGATCCTGCGGCTCAGCATCTGCTCGGGCTGAGCTACGACAAGGGGCACGGCGTCGATCAGGACGTCGTACTGGCCTATAAATGGCTGAGCCTCGCTGCGGCCGCGGCATCACAGCGCCAGCGTGAGCCGTACTTGCGAATTCGCAATGCGGTCGCATCGAAGATGTCGCACGAACAGATCATCGAGGGGCAGCATCTCTCGCTGGAATGGCAGCAGAGCAGGATTGGAAGACCGCGCCGTGAGGCATCGGCGTCAAGTTTGTAG
- a CDS encoding type II secretion system F family protein, translated as MSTFRYRALTETGDVVHGTISAATSKEVMDRIEYLRLLPIETFEEKAAGAVARDTLAWFGGPTAADVTIFTRDLALLLKAGARLEDALDLLAGDADIGKLRPIVCRLRSSILAGESLAEALAHHPRQFPAMYLALVRVGEASGTLDHVLDMLGAERSRAEATRRKLTDAMQYPLFVLIAACLVMLFFFVVVLPQFSTVLRDFGARSDATITTFLDISDFLRGNGPVLALLASAMIATSVLLLGRASVRAAVMAWLCRLPGLASVFRSYRTSVFCRNLAILLGSGLTLTATLRILVDIMSVTGSGAAWSAAADRVRHGGKLSEAVAAVDILPPMATRMIRIGEETGQLPVLAGRIAEFYEAKLQRSLDRIVGIVGPAAIILISAVVGGLIVSVMSALLSVTQLVG; from the coding sequence GTGAGCACATTCCGCTATCGCGCCCTGACCGAGACTGGTGACGTCGTACACGGCACCATCTCGGCCGCGACGTCCAAGGAGGTGATGGATCGCATCGAATATCTGCGTCTGTTGCCGATCGAGACATTCGAGGAGAAGGCGGCGGGCGCCGTCGCGCGGGACACGTTGGCTTGGTTCGGTGGTCCGACTGCGGCCGATGTTACGATCTTCACCCGTGACCTGGCATTGTTGCTGAAGGCGGGCGCGCGGCTGGAGGATGCGCTCGACCTTCTCGCGGGCGATGCCGATATTGGGAAGCTGCGCCCGATCGTCTGCCGCTTGCGATCCAGCATCCTTGCTGGAGAGAGCCTTGCCGAGGCGCTGGCGCATCATCCTCGGCAGTTTCCCGCGATGTATCTCGCATTGGTGCGGGTCGGCGAAGCCTCCGGGACGCTCGATCACGTGCTCGACATGCTCGGTGCCGAGCGGTCTCGCGCGGAAGCGACGCGCCGCAAGCTCACCGATGCGATGCAGTATCCGCTGTTTGTCCTTATCGCCGCCTGTCTGGTGATGCTGTTCTTCTTTGTCGTCGTGCTCCCGCAGTTCTCGACCGTGCTGCGCGACTTCGGCGCCAGGAGCGATGCGACTATCACCACATTTCTCGACATCTCGGACTTCCTGCGCGGCAACGGTCCCGTTCTCGCGCTCTTGGCCAGTGCGATGATCGCTACGAGTGTTCTGTTGCTGGGCCGGGCGAGTGTGCGGGCCGCTGTGATGGCGTGGCTTTGCCGGCTGCCGGGCCTTGCGAGCGTGTTCCGGTCGTACCGCACCAGCGTGTTCTGCCGCAACCTCGCCATCCTGCTCGGCAGCGGGCTGACGCTGACGGCCACCTTGCGAATCCTGGTCGATATCATGTCGGTCACCGGTAGCGGTGCAGCGTGGAGCGCTGCGGCGGACCGCGTGCGGCATGGCGGAAAGCTGTCCGAGGCCGTGGCGGCGGTGGACATTCTGCCGCCGATGGCGACGCGGATGATCCGGATCGGCGAGGAGACCGGACAGCTTCCGGTGCTCGCCGGCCGCATTGCCGAGTTCTACGAGGCCAAGCTGCAGCGCAGCCTCGATCGCATCGTGGGCATCGTCGGGCCTGCCGCAATCATCCTCATCAGCGCCGTCGTCGGAGGCCTCATCGTATCGGTGATGAGCGCGCTCCTGTCGGTGACGCAACTCGTCGGATAG
- a CDS encoding GspE/PulE family protein: MVSTSHHRPTDDPQGHAFARFGGSRPERNEGPETAVDTRSGGFADEIAGQLGLPRIALSDLLAAEPLVDHFSWRFLRETVVFPFQSARYGRCLAVADPRDTASARAAELVFGGPVALVVASAEDISTALSRLADDDHGEGRTEAPQPQLREDDIEGLRDLAAGAPVVRAVNDLLEQAVELRASDIHVEAMRSGLSIRMRVDGLLKQLPAPAGVLPQAVISRIKIVAGLNIAERRLPQDGAARLQVGRSELDVRVAVMPTQHGESAVIRLLPRDRGLLSIEKLGFSAHDDRSLRRLLALPHGMIVICGPTGSGKTTTLATALSVLNEPTRKILTIEDPVEYELPGINQSQVKPAIGLTFASALRSFVRQDPDVIMVGEVRDGETAHVAVHAALTGHLVLTTLHTENAAAAVPRLLDLGVEDFLLRSTLRAVIAQRLVRRLCDRCRAKRTLSAGDLNADPRYAAVGFDIGETVYEPVGCDSCGGAGYRGRLGIFEVLELDPEIRSLIQGSTDASAIDRTAIRRGMTTMLDDGAAKCRAGATSVAEVLRVTTLR; encoded by the coding sequence ATGGTCTCGACTTCTCATCATCGCCCGACCGACGACCCGCAGGGCCACGCGTTCGCCCGTTTCGGCGGCTCGCGGCCCGAGCGGAATGAGGGACCGGAAACCGCTGTCGATACGAGGTCGGGCGGGTTCGCCGATGAGATCGCAGGGCAACTCGGATTGCCGCGGATCGCGCTCTCCGACCTTCTGGCGGCCGAGCCGCTGGTCGACCATTTTTCTTGGCGTTTCCTGCGGGAGACGGTCGTCTTCCCGTTTCAATCGGCACGGTATGGGCGATGCCTTGCGGTCGCCGATCCGCGCGACACTGCGTCCGCGCGTGCGGCCGAGCTGGTGTTCGGCGGTCCCGTCGCACTGGTAGTGGCCTCGGCTGAGGATATCTCCACGGCGCTGAGCAGGCTCGCCGACGATGATCATGGCGAAGGGCGCACCGAAGCTCCGCAGCCGCAACTGCGCGAGGACGACATTGAAGGCCTGCGCGACCTCGCAGCGGGAGCGCCGGTGGTGCGCGCAGTCAACGACCTGCTGGAGCAGGCGGTCGAGCTGCGTGCGAGCGATATCCATGTCGAGGCGATGCGCAGCGGGTTGTCGATCCGGATGCGCGTCGACGGTCTGCTGAAGCAGCTTCCGGCGCCTGCCGGCGTGCTGCCGCAAGCGGTGATCTCGCGGATCAAGATCGTCGCCGGCCTGAACATCGCGGAGCGGCGGTTGCCTCAGGATGGCGCTGCACGGCTGCAGGTCGGCCGCTCCGAGCTGGACGTGCGCGTTGCAGTGATGCCGACGCAACATGGCGAGTCCGCGGTGATCCGGCTGCTGCCGCGGGATCGCGGACTGCTTTCGATCGAGAAGCTCGGCTTTTCCGCTCACGACGACCGGTCGCTCCGCCGGCTGTTGGCGCTGCCGCATGGCATGATCGTGATCTGCGGTCCGACAGGCAGCGGCAAGACGACGACGCTGGCGACGGCGCTGTCGGTCCTCAACGAGCCGACGCGGAAGATCCTCACCATTGAGGACCCGGTTGAGTATGAGCTGCCGGGCATCAACCAATCGCAGGTCAAGCCGGCCATCGGGCTCACCTTTGCCTCGGCTTTGCGTTCGTTCGTGCGTCAGGACCCCGATGTGATCATGGTCGGCGAAGTGCGCGACGGCGAGACCGCCCACGTCGCGGTGCATGCGGCGCTGACCGGCCATCTCGTGCTGACGACGCTGCACACCGAGAATGCTGCGGCGGCGGTGCCGCGGCTGCTCGATCTCGGCGTGGAGGACTTCCTGCTTCGCTCGACGCTGCGGGCGGTGATCGCGCAGCGGCTGGTCCGCAGGCTCTGCGACCGTTGCAGGGCGAAGCGAACGCTGAGCGCCGGCGATCTCAATGCCGACCCGCGCTATGCGGCGGTCGGCTTCGACATCGGTGAGACCGTCTATGAGCCTGTCGGATGTGACAGTTGCGGCGGCGCCGGCTATCGCGGCCGGCTCGGCATCTTCGAGGTTCTCGAGCTCGATCCGGAGATCCGCTCGCTGATCCAGGGCTCGACAGACGCAAGCGCGATCGACCGTACCGCTATTCGCCGGGGCATGACGACGATGCTCGATGACGGCGCCGCCAAGTGCCGGGCCGGAGCGACGTCGGTCGCGGAAGTCCTGCGCGTCACAACGTTACGGTGA
- the gspG gene encoding type II secretion system major pseudopilin GspG, with the protein MDDHSNTSARSHIGCDDPESGFTLVEMLVVIAIIGMIMGLIGPRVLSSLNESRVKTARIQIQSFSSALDLFYLDTGRYPTTSEGLAALVRPASTIPGWAGPYLKGGNVPSDPWNHAYVYRSPGQQVPYEIVSYGSDGQEGGTDLATDISSSVAGGVR; encoded by the coding sequence ATGGACGATCACTCCAACACATCAGCCCGCAGCCATATCGGATGCGATGATCCTGAGAGCGGCTTCACCTTGGTCGAGATGCTGGTCGTCATCGCCATCATCGGCATGATCATGGGCTTGATCGGCCCGCGCGTGCTGTCGTCGCTGAACGAATCCCGGGTCAAGACCGCGCGAATTCAGATCCAGAGTTTTTCGAGCGCGCTCGATCTGTTCTACCTCGACACCGGTCGCTATCCGACGACGTCGGAAGGATTGGCCGCGCTGGTCCGGCCCGCATCGACCATTCCGGGCTGGGCCGGACCGTATCTCAAGGGAGGAAACGTTCCGAGCGATCCCTGGAACCATGCCTATGTCTACCGATCTCCGGGACAGCAGGTGCCCTACGAAATCGTCTCCTATGGATCGGACGGGCAGGAGGGCGGTACCGATCTCGCCACCGACATCTCCTCGTCGGTTGCCGGCGGTGTGAGATAG
- the gspD gene encoding type II secretion system secretin GspD encodes MLATLAVMSVTLAGCNPATLGSDNRGDDVMDKVGRLDLSPRYPKQVMPEQSPAARRARAEIYGGNDDARGARDARAEVPAANALPIQEVAAHSQAVGNGFELNFENTPIATVAKVVLGDILGVGYSIDPRLQGTVSLSSVRPVPKSDVVYVLENALRLSGTALVRDGSGYRLIPLGEAAGAGTVDSSGGSTEAGYGITALPLQYVSAPTLLKLLDSFALKPGMVRADPGRNLLLIQGTGAERRTAVDAALSFDADWMRGQSVGIFPITNGNPEPIVAELEKIMDTGDSGLGQNMVKFQTVSRMNAVMVISRKPALLHTAETWIKRLDAGNTLRNSVHVYRVKYGEARQMARVLNEMFTGNASSADVSSTDLAPGSGAMSTSSSERLSAASTTGQSSGSFSGQPGNNGLVANRGFGGAPPPTQVAADAGAEPRTSGAGGKPLMDGVRITPDIVNNTLLIYADRENYRIIEATLRQCDRPQLQVAIDATIAEVTLNDNLNYGVQAFLTSKNLGLRPDQGSLLNTSSTSAPATVASAAGTITNAFLNRAFPGFNFLIGSESQPSAILSALHTVTDVKVLSNPSLVVIDNQAATLQVGDQVPVSTGSATVLTTNNTVVNTIDYRNTGIILRVAPRVNENGNVRLEVEQEISNVSPQTANSLTPTVAQRKVKSSVAVASGQTVLLAGLISETHQGTRNGVPGIDQIPGLGELFSNNDRSRGRTELIIFIRPQIIRDGTDAHYVAEELRSKLRGTIRPVSTSALQTSRASR; translated from the coding sequence ATGCTTGCAACGCTGGCGGTGATGTCGGTGACGCTTGCGGGATGCAATCCGGCGACGCTTGGAAGTGACAACCGCGGCGACGACGTGATGGACAAGGTCGGGCGGCTCGATCTTTCGCCGCGCTATCCGAAGCAAGTCATGCCCGAACAGTCGCCGGCCGCGCGCCGTGCGCGCGCGGAGATCTACGGCGGCAACGACGATGCAAGAGGTGCACGCGACGCACGCGCGGAAGTGCCGGCTGCGAACGCGCTTCCCATTCAGGAGGTCGCGGCGCATTCGCAGGCGGTCGGAAACGGGTTCGAGCTGAACTTCGAGAATACGCCGATCGCAACGGTGGCCAAGGTGGTGCTCGGCGACATCCTCGGCGTCGGCTACTCAATCGATCCGAGACTCCAGGGCACGGTCAGTCTGTCGTCGGTCCGCCCGGTGCCGAAATCGGACGTGGTCTATGTCCTCGAAAACGCACTTCGCCTGTCGGGAACGGCGCTGGTTCGCGACGGCTCGGGCTATCGGCTGATTCCGCTCGGGGAGGCGGCGGGGGCAGGCACCGTCGACTCCTCCGGAGGCTCGACTGAGGCCGGCTACGGCATTACTGCGTTGCCGCTGCAATATGTCTCGGCACCGACCTTGTTGAAGCTGCTCGACAGCTTCGCGCTCAAGCCCGGAATGGTACGGGCCGATCCTGGCCGTAACCTGCTGCTGATCCAGGGAACGGGAGCGGAGCGCCGCACCGCGGTCGATGCCGCGCTCAGCTTCGATGCGGATTGGATGCGCGGACAATCGGTTGGAATCTTTCCGATCACCAACGGCAATCCCGAGCCGATCGTGGCCGAGCTCGAGAAGATCATGGATACGGGCGACAGTGGGCTCGGTCAGAACATGGTCAAGTTCCAGACCGTCAGCCGGATGAATGCGGTGATGGTGATCAGCCGCAAGCCAGCGCTGCTCCACACCGCCGAGACCTGGATCAAGCGGCTGGATGCCGGCAACACGCTTCGCAACAGCGTCCACGTCTACCGCGTGAAGTACGGCGAAGCGCGACAGATGGCCCGGGTGTTGAACGAGATGTTCACGGGCAATGCGAGCAGCGCGGATGTGTCGTCAACCGATCTCGCTCCCGGATCTGGCGCCATGTCGACGTCGAGCAGCGAGCGGCTCTCGGCCGCCAGCACGACGGGGCAGTCGAGCGGCAGCTTCTCGGGACAGCCGGGCAACAATGGACTGGTCGCCAACCGTGGCTTTGGTGGAGCACCGCCGCCGACGCAGGTCGCAGCCGATGCCGGAGCTGAGCCGCGCACGTCTGGCGCGGGCGGCAAGCCGCTGATGGACGGCGTGCGGATCACGCCCGACATCGTCAACAACACGCTTCTGATCTATGCCGACCGGGAAAACTACCGCATCATCGAGGCCACGCTGCGGCAGTGCGATCGTCCGCAGCTGCAGGTCGCAATCGATGCGACGATTGCCGAGGTCACGCTGAACGACAATCTGAACTACGGTGTGCAGGCGTTTCTCACCAGCAAGAATCTGGGCCTGAGACCGGACCAGGGCTCGCTGCTGAACACCAGCTCGACGTCGGCGCCGGCGACGGTCGCATCGGCGGCCGGGACGATCACCAATGCCTTCCTGAATCGCGCATTCCCTGGATTCAACTTTCTGATCGGCTCGGAATCGCAGCCGAGTGCGATCCTGAGCGCGTTGCATACCGTCACCGACGTCAAAGTGCTGTCCAATCCTTCGCTGGTGGTGATCGACAATCAGGCGGCCACCTTGCAGGTCGGTGATCAGGTGCCGGTGTCGACCGGCAGCGCCACCGTTCTGACGACCAACAACACCGTCGTGAACACCATCGACTACCGCAACACGGGAATCATTCTGCGAGTCGCGCCGCGGGTCAATGAGAACGGCAATGTCCGGCTCGAGGTCGAGCAGGAGATCAGCAACGTTTCGCCGCAGACGGCCAACAGCCTCACGCCCACGGTGGCGCAGCGCAAGGTGAAGAGCTCGGTTGCGGTGGCGAGTGGTCAGACGGTGCTGCTGGCCGGTCTGATCAGCGAGACCCATCAGGGGACGCGGAATGGCGTCCCGGGGATCGACCAGATCCCTGGCCTCGGCGAGCTGTTCAGCAACAATGATCGCAGCCGCGGCCGGACCGAGCTGATCATCTTCATTCGCCCGCAGATCATCCGCGACGGCACCGATGCCCATTATGTCGCGGAGGAGCTTCGCTCAAAGTTGCGGGGCACGATCAGGCCGGTGTCGACGAGCGCCCTCCAGACGTCGCGGGCCAGTCGATGA
- a CDS encoding type II secretion system protein, with translation MLASPNHSRAAGFTLIEALVALAIVAVSLVAIAALMGSSSRGSRKLEQHVALVQAAHNALWLAFPSRLSAARTESGETMAHAWRAQAQPFATDAGASAWIPQRITLQVRSPSGATMELETIRLFRRQAE, from the coding sequence ATGCTGGCGTCACCCAACCATAGCAGGGCCGCCGGGTTCACCCTGATCGAGGCCCTGGTGGCGCTCGCGATCGTGGCGGTTTCGCTGGTCGCGATCGCGGCGCTCATGGGCTCGTCGAGCCGTGGGAGCCGGAAGCTGGAGCAGCATGTCGCCTTGGTGCAGGCTGCTCATAATGCGCTGTGGCTGGCCTTCCCCTCGCGTCTGTCGGCTGCGCGGACGGAATCCGGGGAGACGATGGCTCATGCCTGGCGCGCACAGGCGCAGCCATTCGCAACCGATGCCGGTGCATCCGCCTGGATACCCCAACGGATCACGCTTCAGGTTCGATCGCCCTCCGGCGCCACCATGGAGCTCGAGACGATCCGCCTGTTCCGGAGGCAGGCCGAGTGA
- a CDS encoding general secretion pathway protein GspK, with the protein MRSAAISTDALSQDREGGFVLVAALWILVSLAGLAGALSAYLVSTVQRLSLDDARVRSGALASAGLELAAFKLMATPKLQRPPAGAFSFRLDHAQVSVAFRSEAGRIDLNHAPKQMLANLFAALGARADRSNEYAERIIGWRTPSAENAADPERELYRTAGMDYTPRGASFVNVEELRLVLKIPPALVDQAMPFVTVFSGRREIDPLEAAPEVVAALPGMTQDVLKSFLEQRAGLRREARSLASALGAARVGTTLEVGDAFRVGITIAFDAGRRAAVEAVILLGDSDEPYRILSWRDDVASPVMLRSSGKAL; encoded by the coding sequence ATGCGAAGCGCTGCCATTTCAACAGATGCTTTAAGCCAAGATCGCGAAGGCGGCTTCGTTCTCGTTGCTGCGCTCTGGATTCTCGTCTCGCTGGCGGGATTGGCCGGAGCCCTCTCGGCCTATCTCGTCAGTACCGTCCAACGTCTGTCGCTCGACGATGCCCGGGTGCGATCCGGCGCGCTGGCTTCTGCGGGTCTTGAGCTTGCCGCGTTCAAGTTGATGGCTACGCCGAAATTGCAGCGGCCGCCGGCAGGGGCGTTCTCATTCCGGCTCGACCATGCGCAGGTGTCGGTCGCATTCCGGTCCGAAGCGGGCCGGATCGACCTCAATCATGCGCCAAAGCAGATGCTTGCCAACCTGTTCGCCGCGCTGGGCGCTCGCGCCGACAGGTCCAATGAGTATGCCGAGCGGATCATCGGCTGGCGGACCCCGTCCGCCGAGAACGCTGCTGATCCCGAGCGTGAGCTCTATCGAACCGCGGGGATGGACTACACGCCGCGTGGAGCGTCCTTTGTAAATGTCGAGGAGCTTCGTCTGGTGCTGAAGATCCCGCCGGCCCTGGTCGACCAGGCGATGCCGTTCGTAACCGTCTTCAGTGGGCGGCGTGAGATCGATCCGCTGGAGGCCGCGCCCGAAGTCGTCGCCGCGCTTCCCGGAATGACTCAGGATGTGTTGAAGAGCTTCCTGGAGCAGCGCGCCGGCCTGCGTCGCGAGGCGAGATCGCTGGCATCGGCGCTGGGAGCTGCGCGTGTCGGGACGACGCTGGAGGTCGGCGACGCCTTCCGCGTGGGGATCACGATCGCCTTCGATGCGGGGCGGCGCGCTGCGGTCGAGGCCGTCATCCTGCTGGGCGACAGCGACGAGCCGTACCGTATCTTGTCGTGGCGGGACGATGTCGCAAGCCCGGTGATGCTCAGATCGTCAGGAAAGGCGCTGTGA
- a CDS encoding type II secretion system protein J has translation MARRSNDPQAGFTLIEVLVALALMGLLISALAAITAQWIPNWDRGLHRIQRNESLSVALDRISADIAAAEFIRPDAQTKSVLFDGSETSVAFVRLALGPRSGRGLDLVRISESGDGENAALVRKRAAFAPGTARELADPVVLLQPPYRVSFAYAGADRNWTPSWQSAEKLPTAVRVTVRSTADASAPSISRIALIHISAPADSVCSATDRPCDRQMPQADVTVGRAATRSEP, from the coding sequence ATGGCGCGCCGCTCCAACGATCCGCAGGCCGGCTTTACGTTGATCGAAGTCTTGGTCGCGCTGGCGCTGATGGGGCTGCTGATCTCGGCCCTCGCCGCGATCACCGCGCAATGGATTCCGAACTGGGATCGCGGCCTGCATCGCATCCAGCGCAACGAATCCTTGAGCGTCGCGCTCGACCGCATCAGCGCCGACATCGCGGCCGCGGAGTTCATCCGGCCGGATGCTCAGACCAAGTCTGTTCTGTTCGACGGATCGGAGACGTCGGTCGCGTTTGTCAGGCTGGCGCTGGGACCCCGGAGTGGCCGCGGGCTCGATCTGGTTCGCATCTCCGAATCTGGCGACGGCGAAAACGCGGCGCTCGTCCGAAAGCGCGCTGCGTTCGCGCCCGGCACCGCTCGTGAGCTGGCCGATCCTGTCGTGCTGCTTCAGCCGCCATATCGCGTCTCGTTCGCCTATGCAGGGGCGGACCGGAACTGGACGCCGTCGTGGCAGAGCGCCGAGAAGCTGCCGACAGCGGTAAGGGTGACGGTGCGCAGCACGGCCGATGCGAGCGCGCCATCGATCTCACGGATCGCTCTGATCCATATCTCGGCTCCGGCCGACAGCGTGTGTAGTGCGACAGACCGGCCGTGCGACCGACAGATGCCGCAAGCGGACGTCACGGTCGGGCGCGCCGCCACGCGATCGGAGCCATGA
- a CDS encoding porin produces MRLTSCSIERAGDPASPHSVASTARHGARSVRNRGILCSSLLAAVSTLALTAGAVRAEEARSRPAESAAVKALMAKLDAMEQRINTLQGELKDAKAKKAAGVGQSASLASRRPSDPVGLNGKDAQAGVAKASGAAQGGSQAGVNAMALASPKDVKSASTAASEPQSPSPVSRLAAAFADSDPKPKFLPAADLNKAAPPPGRDLFGAAPSPVPGMRIGMYGEIKLGSMQNPAANGQWQNGFDMARLVLLPTYQVSDNITFNAELEWEHGGTAFDNDDKLHGAVEVEQAFFDIKFNDHFTLRSPGIDLIPISFTNLYHEPTLFYSVQRPELANGLIPTTWYAPSAGFYGKIVDGLNYQFQVSQSAEDFGDDFGHRGDNGHITPGGYEAGISGSEALALSRAPIGDFRQMSNELAYTFRLSYAPSFLPGFAGSSAIYYSPNVTPRGAYATQADGTETPLGRNAMTIFNTEARYRVPNTGLEFRGEYAYVHFSNPENLRANNDLDDTNNVGKSMWGYSAEVAYHFRAPNDYDIVPFYRYTRQNFQTSGMLGADILNGLNNPTGSGDMTFHDVGLAIFPNPSLVYKINYTKVIDHSATGAMSDRVLAGVGWLW; encoded by the coding sequence ATGAGATTGACTAGCTGCAGTATTGAGCGCGCCGGCGATCCGGCATCTCCACACTCTGTTGCGTCGACCGCTCGTCATGGTGCTCGATCAGTTCGCAATCGCGGAATACTCTGCTCGTCTCTGCTTGCCGCAGTATCCACCTTGGCGCTCACCGCCGGGGCCGTGCGGGCTGAGGAGGCGCGTTCGCGGCCTGCCGAGAGCGCGGCGGTCAAGGCGCTGATGGCGAAGCTCGATGCCATGGAGCAGCGCATCAACACGCTGCAGGGCGAGCTCAAGGACGCGAAGGCGAAGAAGGCGGCCGGTGTCGGGCAATCCGCGTCGCTCGCATCCAGGCGCCCCTCCGATCCGGTCGGGTTGAACGGGAAGGACGCTCAAGCAGGCGTCGCGAAGGCATCCGGCGCCGCGCAGGGTGGCTCTCAGGCGGGCGTCAACGCCATGGCGCTTGCCAGTCCGAAGGACGTCAAGTCGGCGTCGACAGCAGCCTCCGAGCCGCAGTCTCCGTCTCCGGTCTCCCGACTGGCCGCAGCATTCGCGGATTCTGACCCCAAGCCGAAATTCCTCCCCGCCGCTGATCTCAACAAGGCAGCGCCACCGCCCGGAAGAGATCTGTTCGGCGCGGCCCCGTCGCCGGTGCCGGGGATGCGGATCGGCATGTATGGCGAGATCAAGCTCGGCTCGATGCAAAACCCTGCCGCTAATGGCCAATGGCAGAACGGCTTCGACATGGCCCGCTTGGTGCTGCTGCCGACTTATCAGGTCAGCGACAACATCACGTTCAATGCGGAGCTGGAATGGGAGCACGGCGGCACCGCGTTCGATAACGATGACAAGCTGCACGGCGCCGTCGAGGTCGAGCAGGCCTTCTTCGACATCAAGTTCAACGACCACTTCACCTTACGCTCGCCGGGTATCGACCTGATCCCGATCTCGTTCACCAATCTCTATCATGAGCCGACGCTGTTCTATAGCGTGCAGCGACCCGAACTCGCCAACGGCCTGATCCCGACGACCTGGTATGCGCCGTCCGCCGGCTTCTACGGCAAGATCGTGGACGGGTTGAACTATCAATTCCAGGTCAGCCAGAGCGCCGAGGATTTCGGCGATGATTTCGGCCATCGTGGCGACAATGGCCATATCACGCCCGGCGGTTACGAGGCCGGCATCAGCGGCTCGGAGGCGCTCGCACTCTCGCGCGCGCCGATCGGCGACTTCCGCCAGATGAGCAATGAGCTCGCTTATACGTTCCGGCTGAGCTATGCGCCGTCGTTCCTCCCCGGATTTGCCGGCAGTTCGGCGATCTATTATTCGCCGAACGTCACGCCGCGCGGCGCCTATGCCACCCAGGCTGACGGGACGGAGACTCCGCTCGGCAGGAATGCGATGACGATCTTCAATACCGAGGCTCGGTATCGCGTTCCCAATACCGGGCTCGAGTTCCGCGGCGAATATGCCTATGTGCACTTCTCCAATCCGGAGAACCTGCGGGCCAACAACGATCTCGACGACACGAACAATGTCGGCAAGAGCATGTGGGGATATTCGGCCGAGGTCGCTTATCACTTCAGGGCGCCTAACGACTACGACATCGTGCCGTTCTATCGCTACACGCGCCAGAACTTCCAGACGTCGGGCATGCTCGGTGCCGACATTCTCAATGGTCTGAACAACCCCACGGGAAGCGGCGACATGACGTTCCACGATGTCGGTCTGGCCATCTTCCCCAATCCGAGCCTGGTCTACAAGATCAACTACACCAAGGTCATCGATCACAGCGCGACCGGTGCGATGTCCGACCGGGTTCTCGCCGGTGTGGGCTGGCTCTGGTAG
- a CDS encoding prepilin-type N-terminal cleavage/methylation domain-containing protein yields the protein MDDRDGRTAGFTLIEVVCVLAVVALMAAVSLPAMSRQTSRPRLEAYALEAAALLKADRNAAISGGLAITTRVDARARTIRSGTSGRVVRFPDDVRLETVLPRNCDDRPSFDSISFFGSGMSCGGVITLTHLDAGYQIRVNWLTGRIEVGSHAGVTQP from the coding sequence ATGGATGATCGTGACGGCCGCACGGCCGGCTTCACGCTCATCGAAGTGGTGTGTGTGCTCGCGGTTGTCGCGTTGATGGCGGCCGTGTCGTTGCCGGCGATGTCCAGGCAGACCTCGCGGCCGCGGCTGGAAGCCTATGCACTCGAGGCCGCCGCGTTGTTGAAGGCCGATCGAAATGCGGCCATCAGTGGTGGTCTCGCGATCACGACGCGCGTCGATGCGCGGGCGCGGACGATCCGCTCAGGGACCAGCGGTCGAGTTGTCCGTTTTCCGGACGATGTTCGGCTGGAGACGGTCCTGCCGCGCAATTGCGACGACCGGCCGTCGTTCGATTCCATCAGCTTCTTCGGCTCAGGCATGTCGTGTGGCGGCGTCATCACGCTCACGCATCTCGATGCCGGCTACCAAATTCGCGTCAACTGGTTGACAGGAAGGATCGAAGTGGGATCGCATGCTGGCGTCACCCAACCATAG